From Gimesia panareensis, the proteins below share one genomic window:
- a CDS encoding class I SAM-dependent methyltransferase, with the protein MKPQPSHPESGLPALVTEALETVNCIQMVLSKPINKKATARRKVTLRPVMIRDKQHYQLAFTRGQQEVHENLLPCETIQRVEQLWADLFQEGYLFTREADYHFQKTKQGTVQLKKHAPTKAQPVKVEAHNRTKQYLIPEGVPCRFLEEIGVMTQSGKVKSSQYRKFRQINRYLEFINDIVAALPQTDVLRITDFGCGKSYLTFATHHFFTSILQREVSITGLDLKRSVVEHCQQIAENLDCRGLTFQTGDISTYQSREGECDLSISLHACDTATDAALASALEANASVIMAVPCCQNEIYHQINSQSAEGLLKHGILKEKTAALVTDALRAQILEIFGYRTQVIEFIETQHTPKNLLIKAVKRPAPLSESELREAVQEYQSLKTQFGIPAFALERTLGDRFRELSQSSGKESAG; encoded by the coding sequence ATGAAACCTCAACCCTCACATCCTGAATCAGGTTTGCCCGCGCTGGTGACAGAAGCGTTAGAAACAGTAAACTGTATTCAAATGGTGCTGAGTAAACCGATTAATAAAAAGGCGACCGCCCGGCGAAAAGTGACACTCCGCCCCGTTATGATCCGGGATAAGCAGCATTATCAACTGGCATTCACCCGGGGACAGCAGGAGGTTCATGAAAATCTGCTGCCCTGTGAGACGATCCAGAGAGTGGAACAGCTGTGGGCGGACCTGTTTCAGGAAGGCTATCTGTTTACACGTGAGGCAGACTATCATTTTCAGAAGACGAAACAGGGGACTGTGCAGTTGAAAAAGCACGCCCCGACAAAAGCACAGCCGGTGAAAGTCGAAGCGCACAACCGGACCAAACAGTATCTGATCCCGGAAGGTGTTCCCTGTCGCTTTCTGGAAGAGATCGGGGTGATGACGCAGAGCGGTAAAGTGAAGTCCTCGCAATACCGCAAATTTCGCCAGATTAACCGTTACCTGGAATTCATCAACGACATCGTTGCTGCGCTTCCGCAAACAGACGTCCTGAGGATTACGGACTTTGGCTGCGGCAAAAGTTATCTGACATTTGCCACGCATCATTTTTTCACATCCATTTTACAGCGTGAGGTCAGCATCACCGGGCTGGATCTGAAACGCTCCGTAGTCGAACATTGCCAGCAGATCGCAGAGAACCTGGACTGTCGCGGGTTGACCTTTCAGACCGGCGATATCTCTACGTATCAGTCTCGAGAAGGGGAATGCGATCTGTCTATCTCGCTGCATGCCTGTGATACGGCCACCGACGCTGCCCTCGCCTCGGCTCTGGAGGCCAATGCCAGTGTGATCATGGCGGTTCCCTGCTGCCAGAATGAAATTTATCATCAGATCAACAGTCAATCTGCAGAGGGTCTGCTCAAACACGGTATCCTGAAAGAAAAGACCGCGGCACTGGTGACCGATGCCTTACGGGCTCAGATTCTGGAGATCTTCGGTTATCGAACTCAGGTCATCGAATTCATTGAGACGCAACATACGCCTAAAAATTTACTGATCAAAGCGGTTAAACGACCAGCGCCGTTATCAGAATCTGAGCTGCGCGAGGCAGTGCAGGAATATCAGTCGTTAAAGACCCAGTTTGGAATACCTGCATTTGCACTGGAACGCACACTGGGAGATCGTTTTCGCGAATTGTCTCAATCTTCAGGGAAGGAGAGTGCCGGCTAA
- a CDS encoding prepilin peptidase, whose translation MGSVIGSFLNVVIYRMPLGLNISKPKSRCPVCENPIRTRDNLPILGWLLLRGKCRDCQTPISPRYPIVEALVGTFFLLLYLSIVHSGGALLPFRIPNRFSGGYQILEGRTWDLIALGIYYCYLFVVVLASTYIQFDRELIPRRLLLWCLGIGVLAGCFLPELHPLPARVPVQPAPSSTELLLSELQYYGTLHFNFEPGSLLTVCWGLVYGAIVGILFCWPSLFQTADQRSLFPPRTSWLPLLIGVYLGWQQVVMVGFLSALILALAHLICRNRSSFCDRLPASAFLSGVLTLQLLGGGYLTILPSQTGYLTYLLVTGGQLVTIPILTGLSEAAHRKRETANSTQDQIPLDETSTLTS comes from the coding sequence ATGGGATCGGTGATCGGCAGTTTTCTGAATGTGGTCATCTATCGGATGCCGCTGGGTCTCAACATTTCCAAACCCAAGTCCCGCTGTCCCGTATGTGAAAATCCGATCCGCACGCGCGACAATCTGCCGATTCTGGGATGGCTGCTCCTGCGAGGAAAGTGCCGCGACTGTCAGACACCAATTTCGCCGCGTTACCCGATTGTCGAAGCCCTGGTGGGGACTTTCTTTCTCCTGCTGTATCTGTCTATCGTGCATTCGGGGGGCGCCCTGCTGCCTTTCCGGATTCCGAATCGCTTTTCCGGCGGTTACCAGATCCTGGAAGGACGCACCTGGGACCTGATCGCACTGGGTATCTACTACTGTTATCTGTTTGTGGTCGTGCTGGCCTCGACCTATATCCAGTTTGATCGAGAATTGATTCCCCGCCGGCTGTTACTCTGGTGCCTGGGGATTGGCGTACTGGCGGGCTGTTTCCTCCCGGAACTGCATCCTCTGCCTGCCCGTGTTCCCGTTCAACCGGCGCCGTCTTCAACGGAACTCCTGCTGAGTGAACTGCAATATTACGGCACTCTGCATTTTAACTTTGAACCGGGCTCTCTGCTTACCGTCTGCTGGGGGCTGGTTTATGGTGCCATCGTGGGGATTCTGTTCTGCTGGCCGAGTCTGTTTCAGACTGCGGATCAACGATCGCTATTTCCGCCACGTACCAGCTGGTTACCACTTCTGATCGGCGTCTATCTGGGCTGGCAGCAGGTGGTGATGGTGGGATTTCTGTCCGCACTGATCCTCGCCCTGGCACATCTGATCTGTCGAAACCGAAGTTCATTCTGCGACCGATTGCCCGCTTCGGCTTTTCTTTCAGGTGTTTTAACGTTACAACTGTTAGGGGGTGGATATTTGACAATCCTTCCCAGCCAAACCGGTTACCTTACCTATCTACTGGTAACTGGAGGCCAGTTGGTCACGATTCCGATCCTGACTGGCCTTTCTGAAGCTGCACATCGTAAACGAGAAACCGCCAACTCTACGCAGGATCAGATTCCCTTAGATGAAACCTCAACCCTCACATCCTGA
- the rseP gene encoding RIP metalloprotease RseP: protein MLTSLLLGATLAGKVANIAMVAIGLGLVIFFHELGHFAVAKWCDVKVERFSIGFGPIIYSFKWGETEYALSIIPFGGYVKMLGQDDVDPSQLTSEEIALDPRSYSAKPVYQRMGIISAGVIMNIITGMLFFAFAFRMGVASTPCVVGAAIPGMPAWEAGIQPGDVITTINGEKTKSFMDIIRSSAFSDGDIKMEGIHPDGQKFEVDITPDRTGTRPQIGLLQSQSLQIPVFEDPGESVTAKGTAAAKAEPSYQPGDKFITIDGEPVKNYAQLQRIFATRSAETLKTGIIRKGAPETEIVEITVGNNPFRTLGLWMDIGPIESVQKGSPAERAGLKAGDKITHIDGQDVGKALNPLRLPNYFASRAGETVPIVVNRAQDGAQPAEVNLNVVPLDNPAWLEHPIFSNTPLAVGSLGIAFHVIPTTLKVEEGSPAAKAGIEANDTIKKIRIMLPENDTQSDWPRLKEVSYEFDDKNMNWANAFWEMQVRPGWPVELTYSHKGNIKEAKLMPWVNPNQKPEDQWSLPVRGIKLQTLRETQQAHSMGQALGMGVEYTTNSAKDIYLTLRSLFTGRVSPLELSGPVTIAKVAYEVSNDGYSQLLLFLGFLSVNLAVLNFLPIPVLDGGHMVFLCWEGITRKRPNEQVLAAATYVGMIFVLGLMIFVLYLDIFL from the coding sequence ATGTTGACCAGTCTGTTATTGGGAGCAACTCTAGCCGGCAAAGTTGCAAACATTGCCATGGTGGCCATCGGTTTGGGACTGGTCATTTTCTTTCATGAACTGGGGCACTTTGCGGTCGCCAAGTGGTGCGATGTCAAAGTGGAACGATTCAGTATCGGCTTTGGTCCGATCATCTACAGCTTCAAGTGGGGTGAGACAGAGTATGCGCTGTCGATCATTCCCTTTGGTGGCTATGTGAAAATGCTGGGGCAGGACGACGTCGATCCGAGCCAGTTAACCAGCGAAGAGATTGCGCTCGATCCCCGCTCGTATTCCGCCAAACCCGTGTACCAGCGGATGGGCATTATTTCCGCCGGCGTGATTATGAATATCATCACAGGGATGCTGTTCTTTGCCTTCGCCTTTCGCATGGGTGTCGCTTCGACTCCCTGTGTGGTGGGCGCGGCGATTCCGGGCATGCCCGCCTGGGAAGCGGGCATTCAACCCGGAGATGTGATCACTACAATCAACGGCGAAAAAACCAAGTCATTTATGGACATCATTCGCAGCAGTGCTTTCAGCGATGGTGATATTAAAATGGAGGGCATCCATCCGGATGGCCAGAAGTTCGAAGTCGATATCACTCCCGACCGCACCGGAACCCGACCACAGATCGGTCTGCTGCAGTCCCAGAGTCTGCAGATTCCCGTCTTCGAAGATCCCGGTGAGAGTGTGACGGCGAAGGGAACTGCTGCAGCCAAAGCGGAACCCAGTTATCAGCCCGGTGATAAATTCATAACCATCGACGGAGAGCCGGTGAAAAACTACGCCCAGCTGCAACGGATTTTTGCGACCCGCAGTGCTGAGACACTGAAAACAGGCATCATTCGCAAAGGGGCTCCCGAGACAGAAATCGTGGAGATCACGGTAGGGAACAATCCATTTCGCACCCTGGGTCTGTGGATGGATATCGGCCCGATTGAATCCGTTCAGAAGGGGTCTCCTGCAGAACGCGCCGGATTAAAGGCGGGTGATAAAATCACCCACATCGACGGCCAGGATGTGGGCAAGGCTCTCAACCCGTTGCGTCTGCCGAACTATTTTGCCTCCCGTGCCGGCGAAACCGTACCGATCGTCGTCAACCGGGCCCAGGATGGCGCCCAGCCGGCTGAAGTCAATCTGAACGTGGTGCCGCTCGACAATCCCGCCTGGCTGGAACACCCGATCTTTTCCAATACTCCGCTGGCGGTCGGTTCGCTGGGGATCGCTTTCCATGTGATTCCGACGACTCTGAAAGTCGAGGAAGGGAGCCCGGCAGCGAAAGCAGGGATCGAGGCTAACGACACGATTAAAAAAATCAGAATCATGCTCCCTGAAAATGATACGCAGAGCGACTGGCCGAGGCTGAAAGAGGTCAGCTATGAGTTTGACGACAAAAACATGAACTGGGCCAATGCCTTCTGGGAGATGCAGGTGCGTCCCGGCTGGCCGGTTGAGCTGACCTACAGTCACAAGGGGAATATCAAAGAAGCCAAGCTGATGCCCTGGGTCAATCCGAACCAGAAACCGGAAGACCAGTGGTCGTTGCCGGTGCGGGGCATCAAGCTGCAGACTCTGCGGGAAACCCAGCAGGCACACAGCATGGGGCAGGCCCTGGGAATGGGAGTCGAATATACCACGAATTCGGCGAAGGATATTTACCTGACACTGCGGAGCCTGTTTACCGGTCGCGTCTCCCCACTGGAACTGAGCGGTCCGGTAACGATTGCCAAGGTCGCCTATGAAGTTTCGAATGACGGCTATTCACAGCTGCTGCTGTTCCTCGGTTTTCTGAGCGTGAACCTGGCGGTCCTCAACTTCCTGCCGATTCCGGTTCTGGACGGGGGACACATGGTATTTCTGTGCTGGGAAGGCATCACCCGCAAACGTCCCAATGAGCAGGTGCTGGCGGCAGCAACTTACGTAGGGATGATTTTCGTGCTGGGTCTGATGATCTTCGTCCTCTATCTGGACATTTTCCTGTAA
- a CDS encoding 1-deoxy-D-xylulose-5-phosphate reductoisomerase: MKRIAVLGSTGSIGTSTLDVIASHAQEMQITAMTAHSSWKQLAEQSRQFKPRWAVLSNPALKSEVDLSAFPSETEVLFGHDQIEQVAASDEVDTVICGIVGAAGLRGAWAAIEAGKTIGIANKETLVVAGPLIMDLAERSGATLLPVDSEHNAIFQALRAGSAQEVKQVILTASGGPFRGASPAELENVTPEKALAHPTWDMGPKITVDSATMMNKALEIIEAKWLFQLSVDQISVVVHPQSIVHSMVEFVDGSVIAQLSPPDMRLPIQYALTYPVRTEGLNPPMDWSRSFELSFEPPDLEAFPALRLGFEVAAQGGTCGAVLNAANEAAVERFLTGDLRFCDIATSCEQVLKSHHFEPHPSLDKLFELDRWAREEIKRWKSC, from the coding sequence TGCCTCCCATGCGCAGGAGATGCAGATTACCGCTATGACTGCCCATAGCAGCTGGAAACAGCTGGCGGAGCAGTCGCGGCAGTTCAAACCCCGCTGGGCCGTTTTGAGCAATCCCGCGCTGAAATCAGAGGTCGATCTGTCCGCTTTTCCCTCTGAGACAGAAGTGCTGTTTGGTCATGACCAGATTGAGCAGGTCGCAGCCTCAGATGAAGTCGATACGGTGATCTGTGGGATCGTCGGCGCAGCTGGTCTGCGCGGCGCCTGGGCTGCAATCGAAGCGGGTAAAACCATCGGAATTGCCAATAAAGAGACATTAGTTGTGGCTGGGCCACTGATTATGGATCTGGCAGAACGGAGCGGTGCGACGCTCCTGCCGGTCGACAGTGAACACAATGCCATATTCCAGGCCTTGCGTGCCGGGAGTGCGCAAGAGGTCAAACAGGTGATCCTGACAGCCAGCGGGGGGCCATTCCGAGGGGCGAGTCCTGCTGAACTGGAAAATGTCACTCCTGAGAAGGCGCTGGCACACCCCACCTGGGATATGGGACCGAAAATCACGGTCGATTCGGCCACGATGATGAATAAAGCGCTGGAAATTATTGAAGCAAAATGGCTGTTTCAGCTGTCTGTCGATCAGATTTCGGTAGTGGTGCATCCCCAGTCGATCGTGCATTCGATGGTGGAATTTGTAGATGGATCTGTGATTGCCCAGCTTTCGCCTCCCGATATGAGGCTTCCCATTCAGTACGCACTTACGTATCCTGTTAGGACAGAAGGCCTGAATCCTCCGATGGACTGGAGTAGGTCTTTTGAACTCAGCTTTGAGCCACCTGACCTGGAAGCGTTCCCCGCCTTGCGACTGGGTTTTGAAGTCGCGGCGCAGGGGGGAACTTGCGGAGCTGTCCTGAATGCGGCCAATGAAGCAGCCGTCGAACGTTTTTTAACGGGTGATTTGCGTTTCTGTGATATCGCGACCTCCTGTGAACAAGTATTAAAATCACATCATTTCGAACCCCACCCCAGTCTGGATAAATTGTTTGAACTGGATCGCTGGGCCCGTGAGGAGATAAAAAGGTGGAAGTCATGTTGA